CCGAGCGGATCGATTCCATGGAGGAACGCAGCTGGTTGATAGTCGGCACTGCCTCGAGGCTGTCCCACCATTCCAGGAACTGCTGCGCTTCCTGCTGAAGCAACTGCTCGGCCTCTCGAGCGATGGCTTGGCGAGCTTCCTGATTGCGGGCGACGACCTCCTGAAGATCATCCACATCGTGGGATTCAACGCCGTCAACCTCGGCAGCATCTGCAGCGATGTTGCGGGGCACCCCGATATCAATCAGGCGAAGCTTGCTGCGACGGTTCAGTGGAGCCAGCCGGGACGCGTCAATGATCGGGTCATCCGCAGCGGTACTGGTAAACACCAGGGAACAGGTGCTCAGATACTGATCCAGATCTGAGAGCGGCCTGCACTGAACCGGAAGATCAGGGAAATCGGCAGACAGCTGTTCGGCACGGGCAACAGTGCGGTTCAGCAGCACCACCCCTGAAGCACCCTTGGCCTGTAAGTGCTGAAGCAGCAGACGGCTCATGCGCCCTGCACCAACCACAGCGATCTGCTCACTTTCCAGGGTGACCAGTTGATCAAGACCACGGGACTGCCCAAGCTTCAGCTGGGCAAGCTCAACGGCCGCTGAACTGATAGAAACGGCTCCCGTTCCAAGGTTGGTCTCACTGCGGACCCGCTTGCCTGTAGTGACAGCCTGGGTCAGCAAGCGATTCAGGATCGGGCCCAATGATTTGTGCTCTTGCCCGAGCCGCATCATCTTCTTGACTTGGGAGAGGATCTGTCCTTCCCCCAGCACAAGACTGTCGAGACCTGCTGCCACCCGCATCAGGTGGTCGACAGCGTCTTCGTGGTGAAAGCTGAACAGGTGAGGGGTCAGTTCACCTGTCTCAAGGCCGGAATGACTGCTGAGGAAGTCGCTGACAGCAGACACGCCGAGGTCGGGGTTCCGAACCAGGGTGTAAATCTCAAGACGGTTGCAGGTGCTGAGGATCGAAGCCTCGAGCACCTGCTCATTACCGCGTAGCGATTGGAGCGACGTCTCCATGGTCTGCTCAGGGATGCTGAGCCGTTCCCGGATTTCCACCGGTGCCGTGCGATGACTGAGGCCGACGACGGCAATATGCATGGAGACGTTCCTCTCAACCAGTTAGTGA
This genomic interval from Synechococcus sp. UW69 contains the following:
- a CDS encoding glutamyl-tRNA reductase; its protein translation is MHIAVVGLSHRTAPVEIRERLSIPEQTMETSLQSLRGNEQVLEASILSTCNRLEIYTLVRNPDLGVSAVSDFLSSHSGLETGELTPHLFSFHHEDAVDHLMRVAAGLDSLVLGEGQILSQVKKMMRLGQEHKSLGPILNRLLTQAVTTGKRVRSETNLGTGAVSISSAAVELAQLKLGQSRGLDQLVTLESEQIAVVGAGRMSRLLLQHLQAKGASGVVLLNRTVARAEQLSADFPDLPVQCRPLSDLDQYLSTCSLVFTSTAADDPIIDASRLAPLNRRSKLRLIDIGVPRNIAADAAEVDGVESHDVDDLQEVVARNQEARQAIAREAEQLLQQEAQQFLEWWDSLEAVPTINQLRSSMESIRSEELQKALSRMGPDFSARERKVVEALSKGIINKILHTPVTQLRAPQTRQDRQQALRIVERLFNLEPS